Proteins found in one Alicyclobacillus cycloheptanicus genomic segment:
- the kce gene encoding 3-keto-5-aminohexanoate cleavage enzyme → MDKLIITAAMVGAEVTREAQPNLPITPDEIAQAARECREAGASICHLHVRNDDGTPTQSRDRFQETIARIREATDIIIQVSTGGAVGMTPEERLQPVSLRPEMATLTCGTVNFGEDVFWNGPRELKAFAKALKVHGVRPEFEIFDAGMIANALQLADMELVEPPFHFDFVLGVPGGLPATPKNVLYLTELLPPGATWSVAGVGRHQLPMAALAVTLGGHVRVGFEDNIFYRKGELAVSNAQLVERVVRIARELDRPIATPDEARRMLGIPRASGRSTGEAAQDPA, encoded by the coding sequence GTGGATAAGCTCATCATCACAGCGGCCATGGTGGGCGCGGAGGTCACCCGGGAAGCGCAGCCGAATCTGCCCATCACACCGGATGAAATCGCACAAGCTGCCCGCGAATGCCGGGAAGCAGGCGCGAGCATTTGCCACCTGCACGTTCGCAACGACGACGGCACCCCGACGCAAAGCCGCGATCGCTTCCAAGAGACCATTGCGCGCATTCGGGAAGCGACCGACATCATTATCCAGGTGTCGACCGGCGGCGCGGTGGGCATGACACCGGAGGAACGCCTGCAGCCGGTGTCGCTGCGCCCAGAGATGGCAACCTTGACATGCGGGACGGTCAACTTCGGAGAAGACGTGTTTTGGAACGGACCCCGCGAGCTCAAGGCGTTTGCGAAGGCGCTGAAAGTTCACGGCGTACGGCCCGAGTTTGAGATTTTCGACGCGGGGATGATTGCCAACGCGCTTCAGCTCGCCGACATGGAACTGGTGGAGCCGCCGTTTCACTTTGACTTTGTCCTCGGTGTCCCCGGTGGATTGCCTGCGACGCCGAAGAATGTGTTGTATCTCACCGAGCTGCTGCCCCCGGGTGCAACCTGGAGCGTGGCGGGAGTGGGCAGGCACCAGCTGCCGATGGCGGCGCTCGCCGTGACCTTGGGCGGGCATGTGCGGGTGGGCTTTGAGGATAATATCTTCTATCGCAAGGGAGAACTGGCGGTCAGCAACGCGCAGCTGGTAGAGCGAGTGGTGCGGATTGCACGCGAACTGGACCGGCCCATCGCGACGCCCGACGAAGCGCGCCGCATGCTCGGAATTCCCCGGGCATCGGGGCGCAGCACGGGTGAAGCCGCGCAAGACCCAGCGTAG
- a CDS encoding response regulator gives MPKKILIVDDQFGIRVLLQEVLQREGYTIFQANNGPTALDIVQKENPDLILLDMKIPGMDGLEILRVIRKLEVETKVIMMTAYGELNLIREAMELGALAHFTKPFDIDELRQAVNAHLM, from the coding sequence TTGCCGAAAAAAATCTTGATCGTTGACGACCAATTTGGCATTCGGGTTCTCCTTCAGGAAGTGCTGCAACGCGAAGGGTATACAATCTTTCAGGCAAACAACGGACCAACCGCGCTCGACATTGTGCAGAAGGAAAACCCTGATTTGATTTTGCTGGACATGAAAATCCCCGGCATGGATGGGCTGGAAATCCTCCGGGTGATTCGGAAGCTCGAAGTCGAGACGAAGGTCATTATGATGACGGCGTATGGCGAACTGAATCTGATTCGAGAGGCCATGGAACTCGGCGCGTTGGCCCACTTCACGAAGCCTTTTGACATCGACGAACTGCGGCAGGCGGTCAACGCGCACCTGATGTAG
- the dapD gene encoding 2,3,4,5-tetrahydropyridine-2,6-dicarboxylate N-acetyltransferase — protein sequence MDAEQIIEFIRSSEKKTPVKAYLKGRLKEIPFGPEVHAFVTDTVGVVFGEWSVLQPLLETYAAQIDDVVIESDRRNSAIPLLDTKNLHARIEPGAIIRDQVEIGNNAVIMMGATINIGAVIGEGTMIDMNAVIGGRGIIGRNCHIGAGAVVAGVVEPPSAKPVVVEDNVLVGANAVLLEGVRIGTGSVVAAGAIVIEDVPPNTVVAGVPARVIKTIDSRTQAKVEIKQELRQL from the coding sequence ATGGACGCGGAGCAAATCATCGAGTTTATCCGCTCGAGTGAAAAGAAAACGCCGGTGAAGGCGTACCTGAAGGGGCGCTTGAAGGAAATTCCGTTTGGGCCTGAGGTACACGCCTTTGTGACTGACACGGTCGGCGTGGTATTCGGCGAATGGAGCGTGCTGCAGCCGCTGCTGGAGACGTACGCGGCGCAGATTGACGATGTGGTGATTGAGAGTGACCGGCGCAACTCAGCGATTCCGCTGCTGGACACCAAGAACCTGCACGCCCGCATTGAACCGGGCGCCATCATCCGGGACCAGGTGGAGATTGGCAACAACGCGGTCATTATGATGGGCGCCACCATCAACATTGGCGCGGTGATTGGTGAAGGCACGATGATTGACATGAATGCGGTCATCGGCGGCCGCGGCATCATTGGCCGCAACTGCCACATCGGCGCGGGTGCGGTCGTGGCCGGCGTGGTCGAGCCTCCATCGGCGAAGCCGGTGGTGGTCGAGGACAACGTGCTGGTCGGCGCGAATGCGGTGCTCCTGGAAGGCGTGCGGATTGGCACCGGTTCGGTCGTCGCCGCGGGGGCGATTGTCATCGAGGATGTGCCCCCGAACACGGTCGTGGCGGGCGTGCCGGCACGCGTTATTAAGACCATCGACAGCCGCACCCAGGCGAAGGTGGAGATTAAGCAGGAACTGAGGCAGCTCTGA
- the rho gene encoding transcription termination factor Rho, whose product MRLTDLYKYAKEFQIPYYGNMKKRELIFAILKAQAEKDGLMFAEGVLETMNEGYGFLRPVGYLPSAEDIYVAASQIRRFDLRTGDLVSGKVRAPKENERYFGLLHVEAVNGVSPEVAAERLHFPALTPLFPDKRMVLETTPERIATRIMDLFAPVGFGQRGLLVAPPKAGKTMLLKEIAHSVATNYPEADLFVLLIDERPEEVTDMQRSVRGEVIASTFDEVPENHIKVAELVLERALRLVEHKRDVVILLDSITRLARAYNLVVPPSGRTLSGGIDPAAFHRPKRFFGAARNVEEGGSLTILATALIDTGSRMDDVIYEEFKGTGNLELHLDRRLAEKRVFPSIDIRRSGTRREEALMKKDELEKVWAIRKSMGDNQDFTELFIRKFKHYKTNEEFLASLELHKESKERKA is encoded by the coding sequence ATGCGGTTGACGGACCTCTATAAATATGCGAAAGAGTTCCAGATTCCGTACTACGGAAACATGAAAAAAAGAGAGTTAATCTTCGCGATTCTCAAGGCGCAGGCGGAAAAAGACGGACTCATGTTCGCCGAAGGCGTTCTGGAGACCATGAACGAAGGGTACGGATTTCTTCGTCCCGTAGGGTACCTGCCGAGTGCAGAGGACATCTACGTGGCAGCGTCGCAAATCCGGCGATTTGACCTTCGGACAGGGGACCTTGTATCCGGCAAGGTTCGTGCGCCAAAGGAAAATGAGCGCTACTTTGGCCTGCTGCACGTTGAGGCCGTCAATGGTGTCAGTCCCGAAGTGGCGGCCGAACGATTGCACTTCCCGGCGCTGACCCCGTTGTTCCCGGACAAGCGGATGGTGCTCGAGACAACCCCGGAGAGAATCGCCACGCGCATTATGGACTTGTTTGCGCCCGTTGGTTTTGGTCAGCGCGGTCTGCTCGTTGCGCCTCCGAAAGCTGGCAAGACCATGCTGCTGAAGGAAATTGCGCACAGCGTGGCAACCAACTACCCGGAAGCTGACTTGTTTGTGCTGCTCATTGACGAACGTCCGGAAGAAGTCACCGACATGCAGCGTTCGGTCCGCGGTGAAGTCATTGCGTCCACGTTTGACGAAGTGCCGGAAAACCACATCAAGGTCGCCGAACTCGTCCTCGAACGAGCGCTCCGCTTGGTGGAGCACAAGCGTGACGTGGTGATTTTGCTGGACAGCATCACCCGCTTGGCGCGGGCCTACAACCTCGTCGTACCGCCCAGTGGGAGGACGCTGTCAGGGGGTATCGATCCGGCAGCATTCCACCGCCCGAAACGCTTTTTCGGTGCCGCGCGCAACGTCGAGGAAGGCGGCAGCCTGACCATCCTGGCCACCGCACTCATCGACACCGGTTCGCGTATGGACGACGTGATCTACGAAGAGTTCAAGGGGACAGGCAACCTGGAATTGCACCTCGATCGGCGGTTGGCCGAGAAGCGTGTGTTCCCGTCCATCGACATCCGCCGGTCGGGAACGCGGCGTGAGGAAGCGCTCATGAAGAAGGATGAGCTTGAGAAGGTCTGGGCGATTCGCAAGTCCATGGGGGATAACCAGGACTTCACGGAATTGTTTATCCGCAAATTCAAACACTATAAGACGAATGAAGAATTCCTCGCCAGTTTGGAACTTCACAAGGAATCCAAAGAACGGAAGGCTTGA
- a CDS encoding radical SAM protein: MNHDRLFPAARTGAWLTEVEAAEWIPLPEGATLAWLPGTRAIGVDPDTGEMVSLGEDAYAVGALLPQGFTRLLLPGYVKRRSDPPVTLPLFGYTAVGWVDGGFVVAAHATADPEPWNPARVRDDEIRAAVTNMLEAHPENRLFQHLSGCALEYGCLTAKNTFLGRFEGALPVSSTCNAGCVGCISEQPEDAPFPSPQTRLQFTPSVDEMVDVMLTHIRNNPQGVISFGQGCEGEPATRWPHIVQAIRRVREATSDGLININTNAGMTKGIQAMVDAGLDLMRVSTISALEAHYNAYYKPRGYTLQDVADSLKYARLHGVYTSINYLVFPGVTDREEEVEAMVEFLRETGVCLVQMRNLNIDPEYYLERIPAQQGELLGMAQVIEILKAECPGLEVGSYTLAPPHGWPRRAAVRQSQVETQL; encoded by the coding sequence ATGAATCACGACCGCTTGTTCCCGGCGGCGCGCACGGGTGCGTGGCTGACGGAAGTGGAAGCGGCAGAATGGATTCCGCTTCCCGAGGGCGCCACTTTGGCATGGCTGCCGGGGACCCGTGCCATCGGTGTCGACCCGGATACGGGCGAGATGGTTTCGCTTGGGGAAGACGCCTATGCCGTCGGCGCCCTGTTGCCGCAGGGCTTTACTCGGCTGCTGTTGCCGGGGTATGTCAAACGCCGCTCCGATCCACCCGTAACATTGCCGTTGTTCGGCTACACGGCGGTGGGATGGGTCGACGGAGGATTTGTGGTCGCGGCGCATGCCACTGCCGATCCTGAGCCGTGGAATCCGGCCCGGGTGCGCGACGACGAGATTCGCGCCGCGGTCACGAACATGTTGGAGGCGCATCCGGAGAATCGTCTGTTTCAGCACCTGTCAGGCTGCGCGCTTGAATACGGCTGCTTGACGGCGAAGAATACGTTTCTTGGGCGTTTTGAAGGAGCCTTGCCGGTGTCCTCGACGTGCAACGCAGGGTGTGTGGGGTGTATTTCAGAACAGCCGGAAGACGCGCCGTTCCCGTCCCCGCAGACTCGTCTGCAGTTCACCCCGTCTGTCGATGAGATGGTCGATGTGATGTTGACGCACATTCGCAACAATCCCCAGGGCGTCATCAGCTTTGGGCAAGGTTGCGAGGGAGAGCCTGCCACACGGTGGCCGCACATCGTACAGGCCATTCGAAGGGTTCGGGAAGCGACGTCCGATGGGTTGATCAACATCAACACGAATGCTGGCATGACCAAAGGCATCCAGGCGATGGTCGACGCTGGGCTCGATTTAATGCGGGTCAGTACGATCAGTGCGCTGGAGGCGCATTACAACGCCTACTACAAGCCTCGCGGGTATACCTTGCAGGATGTGGCGGACTCCCTGAAGTATGCTCGTCTGCACGGGGTTTACACGTCCATCAACTACCTCGTGTTTCCCGGTGTAACCGACCGTGAGGAGGAAGTGGAGGCCATGGTTGAATTTCTCCGGGAAACAGGCGTCTGCCTGGTACAGATGCGCAACTTGAACATCGACCCGGAGTATTACCTCGAGCGCATTCCCGCACAGCAGGGAGAACTGCTCGGAATGGCGCAAGTCATTGAGATTTTGAAAGCAGAGTGCCCTGGGCTGGAGGTTGGCTCGTACACCCTCGCGCCGCCCCACGGATGGCCCAGACGGGCCGCCGTGAGACAGTCGCAAGTCGAAACTCAGCTATGA
- the glpX gene encoding class II fructose-bisphosphatase yields MDRELALEIVRVTEAAALSCARWMGRGQKVEADEAATTAMRRMFDTVQMDGTVVIGEGEMDEAPMLYIGEKLGTGHAPQVDVAVDPLEGTNILAKGLWNAMAVVAVAPAGSLLHAPDMYMEKIAVGPEARGAVDLDAPIVDNLQAVAKALDKDVSDVVAVILDRPRHAHIIEQVRAAGARIKLISDGDVAAALNTAFPGTGVDILFGTGGAPEGVLAAAALKCLGGELQARLVPEDDAQRERCLAMGIRDVNKVLHMDDLVKGDDAIFAATGVTDGELLRGVRFLSKSRGTTHSIVMRAKTGTVRLIEATHDLSRKSIL; encoded by the coding sequence ATGGACAGGGAACTGGCATTAGAAATTGTGCGCGTAACGGAGGCGGCAGCGTTGAGTTGCGCGCGTTGGATGGGGCGCGGGCAAAAGGTGGAGGCGGATGAAGCTGCAACCACCGCGATGCGCCGGATGTTCGACACGGTGCAGATGGATGGAACCGTGGTGATTGGCGAAGGTGAGATGGACGAGGCGCCGATGCTCTACATTGGTGAGAAATTGGGAACTGGGCACGCGCCGCAGGTCGATGTGGCGGTTGATCCGCTGGAGGGCACCAACATTCTCGCCAAGGGCTTGTGGAACGCCATGGCCGTCGTCGCCGTAGCGCCTGCTGGGTCGCTGCTGCATGCGCCGGACATGTATATGGAGAAGATCGCGGTTGGCCCTGAGGCACGGGGGGCAGTTGACTTGGACGCGCCGATCGTTGATAATTTACAAGCAGTCGCTAAAGCACTGGACAAAGACGTATCCGACGTGGTGGCTGTGATTCTCGACCGCCCACGCCACGCGCACATCATTGAACAGGTGCGGGCTGCGGGCGCGCGCATCAAGCTGATCAGCGACGGAGACGTCGCCGCGGCGTTGAACACGGCATTTCCGGGCACAGGTGTTGACATTCTGTTCGGTACAGGCGGCGCACCGGAAGGCGTTCTGGCCGCTGCGGCTCTGAAGTGCCTTGGCGGAGAACTGCAAGCCCGCCTCGTCCCGGAAGACGACGCACAACGAGAACGGTGCCTGGCCATGGGTATCCGGGATGTCAACAAAGTTCTCCACATGGATGACCTCGTCAAAGGTGACGATGCCATTTTTGCAGCGACGGGTGTAACGGACGGCGAACTTCTGCGAGGCGTGCGATTTCTCAGCAAGTCGCGCGGCACGACACACTCCATCGTCATGCGCGCCAAAACAGGGACCGTTCGACTGATAGAAGCCACACATGATTTGTCCCGCAAATCCATTCTCTAA
- the fsa gene encoding fructose-6-phosphate aldolase, with translation MKLFIDTANVAEIRNAAEMGILSGVTTNPSLVAKEGRDFKEVLKEIVQIVDGPISAEVVSLDADGMVEEGLPLAQIHPNIVIKVPMTAEGLKAVHRFHKRGIRTNVTLVFSANQALLAARAGATFVSPFIGRLDDISFNGVELIADIATIFDIHGIDTEIIAASIRHPMHVTDAAKAGAHIATCPYAVLDRMIKHPLTDQGIERFLADWSKVEKR, from the coding sequence ATGAAGCTCTTTATCGACACCGCCAATGTGGCGGAGATTCGCAACGCAGCGGAAATGGGGATTTTGAGCGGGGTGACCACCAACCCCAGCCTGGTGGCCAAGGAAGGCCGCGACTTCAAGGAAGTGTTGAAGGAGATTGTCCAGATTGTCGACGGGCCCATCAGTGCGGAAGTCGTCAGCCTGGACGCCGACGGCATGGTCGAGGAAGGTTTGCCTCTGGCGCAGATTCATCCGAACATCGTGATCAAGGTGCCGATGACGGCGGAAGGCTTAAAGGCGGTGCACCGCTTCCACAAGCGCGGCATCCGCACCAACGTGACGCTGGTGTTCAGCGCGAACCAGGCCCTGCTCGCGGCGCGCGCGGGTGCAACGTTCGTGAGCCCCTTTATTGGGCGCCTCGACGACATCAGCTTCAACGGCGTGGAGCTGATTGCCGACATCGCGACGATTTTTGATATCCATGGCATCGACACGGAAATCATCGCGGCGAGCATTCGTCACCCCATGCATGTCACAGACGCAGCGAAAGCCGGTGCGCACATCGCGACCTGTCCGTACGCGGTGCTGGACCGGATGATTAAGCACCCCCTGACCGACCAGGGCATCGAGCGATTCCTGGCAGACTGGAGCAAAGTCGAGAAGAGGTGA
- a CDS encoding N-acetyldiaminopimelate deacetylase, which translates to MLDTEALVDIRRTLHRIPEGGFAEFETQRTLLSIIASLPQSHLTVRTWETGILVRVTGTGVAPRRCIGYRTDIDGLPVQEETGLPYASQHPGWMHACGHDVHMTIAIGVLSHFAHHPPADDLLFVFQPAEEGPGGALPMLQSEAFNAWRPDQMLALHVAPEYPVGTIATRPGLLFANTSELFIDLVGRGGHAAYPHRTRDMVVAAAHLITQLQTVVARNVDPLDSAVVTIGKLTGGTKQNIIAERARLEGTIRTLSQPAMAAVKARVEALVRGIEAGFDCQADIDYGANYLQVWNDETLTRRFMAFVQSAGTAELVECGPAMTGEDFGYFLGEIPGFMFWLGVDTPYGLHHGQMSPNEAAIDVAVRTVVAYIASQCGEGAATNG; encoded by the coding sequence ATGCTGGACACCGAGGCCCTTGTCGACATTCGGCGCACCCTGCACCGCATCCCGGAAGGCGGGTTCGCGGAGTTTGAGACGCAGCGCACCCTGCTTTCCATCATCGCGTCCTTGCCCCAGTCCCACTTGACCGTGCGCACCTGGGAGACGGGCATCCTTGTCCGGGTCACCGGCACGGGGGTAGCGCCGCGGCGGTGCATCGGCTACCGCACGGACATCGACGGCCTGCCCGTGCAGGAGGAAACGGGGCTGCCGTATGCGTCGCAGCACCCAGGGTGGATGCACGCCTGTGGTCACGACGTGCACATGACGATCGCGATCGGCGTGCTCTCCCACTTCGCACATCACCCGCCCGCGGACGACCTGCTGTTTGTGTTTCAGCCGGCTGAGGAGGGCCCCGGCGGTGCGCTGCCGATGCTGCAAAGCGAGGCGTTCAACGCGTGGCGGCCGGATCAAATGCTGGCTCTGCATGTGGCCCCCGAATACCCGGTGGGGACCATCGCCACCCGCCCAGGCCTGCTGTTCGCGAACACCTCGGAGTTGTTTATCGATCTCGTCGGCCGCGGCGGTCATGCAGCCTATCCGCACCGGACGCGGGACATGGTGGTCGCGGCAGCGCACCTCATCACGCAGCTGCAGACCGTCGTCGCGCGCAATGTCGACCCGCTCGATTCCGCCGTGGTCACCATCGGCAAGCTGACAGGCGGCACCAAGCAGAACATCATTGCGGAGCGCGCGCGCCTGGAAGGGACGATTCGCACCCTGTCTCAGCCTGCCATGGCGGCGGTGAAGGCGCGGGTGGAGGCGCTGGTGCGCGGGATTGAGGCCGGCTTCGACTGTCAGGCAGACATCGACTATGGGGCCAATTACTTGCAGGTGTGGAACGACGAGACGTTGACGCGGCGCTTTATGGCATTCGTGCAGTCGGCGGGTACGGCCGAATTGGTCGAGTGCGGCCCGGCAATGACCGGTGAGGACTTTGGGTACTTCCTCGGTGAGATTCCGGGGTTCATGTTTTGGCTTGGGGTGGACACGCCCTACGGCCTGCATCACGGGCAGATGAGCCCGAATGAAGCGGCGATTGACGTGGCGGTCCGCACGGTGGTCGCGTACATCGCGTCGCAGTGCGGCGAGGGTGCGGCCACCAACGGGTAA
- a CDS encoding aminotransferase A, whose protein sequence is MPDTTPRLSALLNPAVRSIQISGIRRLFNLLPQYPGSISLTIGQPDFPTPQHVKEAAKRAIDNDATTYTHNAGTLALRQAACAFIEHKYGLTYRAEDEVITTNGVSEAIDIALRTLLEPGCEVVLPGPVYPAYEPLIRMAGCTPVYIDTRETGFILTADQLSRAITPRTRCVILPYPSNPTGCVLSAAQLAELADVLRGRPLFVISDEIYSELVYDGPHHSIAALPGMREQTIVVNGLSKSHAMTGWRIGFTFAPRCITEQMLKVHQYNATCASSVSQAAALEALTGGMDDALPMREVYRERRDYVCSRLEKMGLPLTRPSGAFYVFPSIAQFGIPSFEFAVQLLDKGRVAVVPGSAFSDLGEGHVRISYAVSMETLAEGLNRMERFVQSL, encoded by the coding sequence GTGCCCGATACCACACCACGCCTCAGCGCCCTCCTGAATCCGGCGGTAAGAAGCATCCAAATCTCCGGAATCAGGCGCTTGTTCAACCTGCTGCCGCAATACCCCGGGTCCATATCCCTGACCATCGGTCAGCCGGACTTTCCCACACCGCAGCATGTCAAGGAAGCCGCCAAGCGCGCGATTGACAACGACGCCACGACCTACACCCACAACGCGGGTACGCTTGCGCTGCGACAGGCGGCGTGCGCGTTCATCGAGCACAAGTACGGACTGACATACCGGGCCGAGGACGAGGTCATCACGACCAACGGCGTCAGCGAGGCGATTGACATCGCGCTGCGCACCCTGCTCGAACCCGGGTGTGAGGTGGTGCTGCCTGGCCCTGTGTACCCTGCCTACGAACCGCTCATTCGCATGGCGGGCTGTACACCGGTGTACATCGACACACGCGAGACCGGCTTCATCCTCACCGCCGACCAACTGTCGCGGGCCATCACACCGCGGACGCGGTGCGTGATTCTGCCCTACCCGTCGAATCCAACCGGCTGCGTCCTGTCAGCGGCACAGCTGGCGGAGCTCGCCGACGTGCTGCGGGGCCGGCCGCTGTTCGTGATCTCAGATGAGATTTACAGCGAACTGGTGTACGACGGCCCCCACCACTCCATCGCGGCACTGCCGGGCATGCGCGAGCAGACCATCGTCGTCAACGGGCTCTCGAAGTCACACGCGATGACCGGGTGGCGGATTGGTTTCACGTTCGCACCGCGCTGCATCACAGAGCAGATGTTGAAGGTGCACCAGTACAACGCGACCTGCGCGAGCAGCGTCAGCCAGGCCGCTGCGCTCGAAGCACTCACAGGCGGGATGGACGACGCGCTGCCGATGCGCGAGGTGTACCGGGAGCGCCGCGACTACGTGTGCAGCCGTCTGGAGAAAATGGGCCTCCCGCTGACCCGCCCGAGCGGCGCGTTCTACGTCTTTCCGTCCATCGCCCAGTTTGGCATCCCATCGTTTGAGTTCGCGGTGCAGTTGTTGGACAAAGGCCGGGTGGCTGTCGTTCCCGGGAGCGCGTTTTCCGACCTTGGTGAAGGGCACGTGCGCATCTCTTACGCGGTCTCGATGGAGACGCTCGCTGAGGGACTCAATCGGATGGAGCGGTTTGTGCAGTCGCTGTGA
- the rpmE gene encoding 50S ribosomal protein L31 has product MKAAIHPDYHKTTVTCACGETFETGSVKENLRVEICSKCHPFFTGKQKFVDTGGRVDRFNKKYGLKQAE; this is encoded by the coding sequence ATGAAGGCTGCGATCCATCCGGACTATCATAAAACCACCGTCACGTGTGCCTGCGGGGAGACGTTTGAGACGGGTTCCGTAAAGGAAAATCTTCGTGTCGAAATTTGCTCCAAGTGCCACCCATTCTTCACGGGTAAGCAGAAGTTTGTGGATACAGGCGGTCGTGTCGATCGCTTTAACAAGAAATACGGTCTGAAGCAAGCAGAGTAG
- the kal gene encoding 3-aminobutyryl-CoA ammonia lyase — MTAAVESVIRLRMSEHDAHYGGRLVDGARMLALFGDIATELLIRLDGDEGLFVAYDCVEFRAPVYAGDYIEARGRITHVGNTSRKMEFTASKVIESNIHPDVPSAARVLDPPVVVTYATGTCVVPKDRQRRTASGTVDGGARG; from the coding sequence GTGACGGCAGCGGTGGAGAGCGTGATTCGACTGCGCATGAGCGAGCACGATGCACATTATGGCGGTCGGCTGGTGGACGGGGCGCGGATGCTGGCCCTGTTCGGCGATATTGCGACGGAGCTGTTGATTCGGCTGGACGGGGATGAAGGGCTGTTTGTGGCGTATGACTGCGTGGAATTCCGCGCGCCTGTGTATGCGGGTGACTACATTGAAGCGCGCGGGCGCATCACACACGTCGGCAACACCTCGCGCAAAATGGAATTCACAGCCAGCAAGGTCATCGAAAGCAACATCCATCCCGACGTGCCCTCGGCCGCGCGCGTCCTCGACCCGCCGGTCGTCGTGACGTATGCCACCGGCACCTGCGTGGTGCCAAAAGACAGGCAGCGGCGCACGGCCAGCGGCACAGTGGACGGTGGCGCGCGTGGATAA
- a CDS encoding CTP synthase, which yields MAKFIFVTGGVVSGLGKGITAASLGRLLKNRGLRVTIQKFDPYINIDPGTMSPYQHGEVFVTEDGAETDLDLGHYERFIDNNLTAANNVTSGKIYWSVITKERRGDYLGGTVQVIPHVTNEIKDRIMQAATPETDIVITEIGGTVGDIESLPFLEAIREMRSDVGRENVVFIHVTLVPYLGASGEVKTKPTQHSVAELRSIGISPSIIVCRTQVPLTLDVKRKIALFCDTDVEGVIECRDADVLYEVPLLLHEEHLDDIVLQHLRIQAPEPDLSEWVRMVDRIKHLHHRARIAVVGKYVALPDAYASVIAALQHGGFANDASIDIQWVHSEEVTPDNVADLLGDADGILVPGGFGDRGIDGKIYAARYAREHHIPYFGICLGMQVAVIEYARHVAGLGGAHSSEIDAGTPHPVIDLLPEQKDIEDKGGTMRLGAYACRLAPGTLAAAAYDNEWVTERHRHRYEFNNSYREILESAGLRISGTSPDGRLVEIIEVPAHPWYVGVQFHPEFTSRPNRAQPLFREFIRAALRHQGES from the coding sequence ATGGCCAAATTCATCTTTGTCACAGGGGGCGTGGTGTCCGGTCTCGGAAAGGGAATCACTGCCGCATCTCTGGGCCGGTTGTTGAAAAACCGGGGACTGCGTGTCACCATCCAGAAGTTTGACCCTTACATCAACATTGACCCGGGTACGATGAGTCCCTATCAGCACGGCGAGGTCTTCGTGACCGAGGATGGCGCGGAAACCGACCTGGACCTTGGACACTATGAACGATTCATCGACAACAACCTCACGGCGGCCAACAACGTCACAAGCGGAAAAATCTATTGGTCCGTGATTACGAAAGAACGGCGGGGTGACTATCTGGGGGGTACGGTGCAAGTCATTCCCCATGTCACCAACGAAATCAAGGACCGCATCATGCAGGCCGCGACGCCGGAGACAGACATCGTGATCACCGAAATTGGCGGTACCGTCGGCGACATCGAAAGCCTGCCGTTTCTGGAAGCCATTCGCGAGATGCGCAGCGACGTCGGCCGCGAGAACGTGGTCTTCATTCACGTGACGCTGGTGCCCTACCTCGGGGCGTCCGGGGAGGTCAAGACCAAGCCCACCCAGCACAGCGTTGCGGAACTGCGCAGTATCGGTATCTCTCCTTCCATCATCGTTTGCCGCACACAAGTTCCGCTCACCCTGGACGTGAAGCGCAAAATCGCGCTGTTTTGCGATACCGACGTAGAAGGTGTGATTGAGTGCCGCGATGCTGACGTGCTGTACGAAGTCCCGCTGCTGCTGCACGAAGAGCATCTGGACGACATTGTTTTACAGCACCTGCGCATCCAGGCACCTGAACCGGATTTGTCAGAATGGGTGCGCATGGTCGACCGCATCAAGCACCTGCATCACCGCGCGCGGATTGCCGTGGTGGGCAAGTACGTTGCGCTGCCGGACGCCTATGCCAGCGTGATTGCCGCGCTGCAGCACGGCGGGTTCGCGAACGACGCGAGTATTGACATCCAATGGGTGCACTCCGAGGAGGTCACCCCAGACAACGTCGCGGACCTGCTCGGCGATGCCGACGGAATTCTTGTGCCGGGTGGTTTCGGTGATCGCGGCATTGATGGTAAGATTTACGCAGCCAGATATGCACGCGAACATCACATTCCGTACTTTGGCATCTGCCTGGGCATGCAAGTGGCCGTCATTGAATACGCGCGTCACGTGGCGGGACTAGGGGGTGCACACAGCAGTGAAATCGATGCGGGGACACCGCACCCTGTCATCGACTTGCTGCCGGAGCAAAAGGACATTGAAGACAAGGGCGGAACCATGCGGCTTGGCGCATACGCCTGCCGGCTCGCCCCTGGTACGCTGGCGGCTGCCGCGTACGACAACGAGTGGGTGACAGAACGACACCGCCATCGCTACGAGTTTAACAACAGCTACCGTGAAATCCTGGAATCGGCGGGACTTCGCATCTCCGGGACTTCGCCGGACGGCCGGCTGGTCGAAATCATCGAGGTGCCAGCGCATCCATGGTACGTGGGTGTACAGTTTCATCCTGAGTTCACTTCGCGCCCCAATCGCGCGCAGCCTTTGTTTCGCGAATTTATTCGCGCTGCGCTGCGTCATCAGGGTGAATCATAG